One Coregonus clupeaformis isolate EN_2021a unplaced genomic scaffold, ASM2061545v1 scaf1721, whole genome shotgun sequence DNA segment encodes these proteins:
- the LOC121562326 gene encoding LOW QUALITY PROTEIN: histone H2A (The sequence of the model RefSeq protein was modified relative to this genomic sequence to represent the inferred CDS: inserted 2 bases in 1 codon; deleted 1 base in 1 codon), whose translation MSGRGKTGGKARAKAKTRSSRAGLQFPVGRVHRLLRXKATTHERVGAGAPVYLAAVLEYLTAEILELAGNAARDNKKTRIIPRHLQLAVRNDEELNKLLGGVTIAQGGVLPNIQAVLLPKKTEKAVKAK comes from the exons ATGAGCGGAAGAGGCAAAACCGGAGGCAAGGCCAGGGCGAAGGCAAAGACCCGTTCATCCCGTGCTGGGCTCCAGTTC CCCGTGGGCCGTGTGCACAGGCTGCTGCG AAAGGCAACTACGCACGAGCGTGTGGGCGCTGGCGCACCAGTCTACCTGGCCGCCGTGCTCGAGTACCtgactgctgagatcctggagttggcCGGCAACGCTGCCCGTGACAACAAGAAGACTCGTATCATCCCCCGTCACCTGCAGCTGGCCGTCCGTAACGACGAGGAGCTAAACAAACTGCTCGGCGGTGTGACCATCGCTCAGGGTGGTGTGCTGCCCAACATCCAGGCAGTGCTACTCCCCAAGAAGACCGAGAAGGCAGTCAAAGCCAAGTAA
- the LOC121560650 gene encoding histone H1-like, translated as MAEVAPAAAAAAPAKAPKKKAAAKPKKAGPSVGELIVKAVTASKERSGVSLAALKKTLAAGGYDVEKNNSRVKIAVKSLVTKGTLVQTKGTGASGSFKLNKKAVEAKRPAKKAAVPKVKKVAAKKPAAAKKPKKVLAKKAVAAKKSPKKAKKPATPKKAAKSPKKVKKPAAAAKKAAKSPKKATKAAKPKAAKPKAAKAKKAAPKKK; from the coding sequence atggcagaAGTCGCACCAGCAGCCGCAGCAGCCGCGCCGGCCAAGGCACCCAAGAAGAAGGCAGCAGCCAAGCCCAAGAAAGCGGGACCCAGCGTAGGAGAGCTCATCGTCAAGGCTGTGACCGCTTCCAAGGAGAGGAGCGGCGTGTCCCTGGCCGCGCTCAAGAAGACGCTGGCGGCAGGCGGCTACGACGTGGAGAAGAACAACTCCCGCGTCAAGATCGCAGTCAAAAGCCTCGTCACCAAGGGCACCCTGGTCCAGACCAAGGGCACCGGTGCATCCGGCTCCTTCAAGCTCAACAAGAAAGCTGTCGAGGCGAAGAGGCCCGCCAAGAAAGCCGCAGTCCCCAAAGTAAAGAAGGTGGCCGCCAAGAAGCCCGCCGCGGCGAAGAAGCCCAAGAAGGTATTAGCCAAGAAGGCCGTCGCCGCAAAGAAGTCCCCCAAGAAGGCCAAGAAGCCCGCTACACCCAAAAAGGCCgccaagagccccaagaaggTGAAGAAGCCCGCCGCAGCGGCCAAGAAGGCGGCAAAGAGCCCCAAGAAGGCTACAAAGGCAGCCAAGCCCAAAGCCGCCAAGCCCAAGGCAGCCAAGGCCAAGAAGGCAGCCCCCAAGAAGAAGTAA
- the LOC121560698 gene encoding histone H2A gives MSGRGKTGGKARAKAKTRSSRAGLQFPVGRVHRLLRKGNYAERVGAGAPVYLAAVLEYLTAEILELAGNAARDNKKTRIIPRHLQLAVRNDEELNKLLGGVTIAQGGVLPNIQAVLLPKKTEKAVKAK, from the coding sequence ATGAGCGGAAGAGGCAAAACCGGAGGCAAGGCCAGGGCGAAGGCAAAGACCCGTTCATCCCGTGCCGGGCTCCAGTTCCCCGTGGGCCGTGTGCACAGGCTGCTGCGCAAAGGCAACTACGCCGAGCGTGTGGGCGCTGGCGCACCAGTCTACCTGGCCGCCGTGCTCGAGTACCtgactgctgagatcctggagttggcCGGCAACGCTGCCCGTGACAACAAGAAGACTCGTATCATCCCCCGTCACCTGCAGCTGGCCGTCCGTAACGACGAGGAGCTGAACAAACTGCTCGGCGGTGTGACCATCGCTCAGGGTGGTGTGCTGCCCAACATCCAGGCAGTGCTACTCCCCAAGAAGACCGAGAAGGCAGTCAAAGCCAAGTAA